One Pseudomonas abieticivorans genomic region harbors:
- a CDS encoding IS110 family transposase has translation MLSWIGIDVAKASLEIGIKPQGITFTTSNDHEGLAQLETCLGQLEVGRILMEATGGYEKLALRTLQKAGHNAVCINPVRARQFAEAMGKRAKTDKIDALVLADFASKIDDCRSQASTPERDELRELVKQRDRFVQQRDDNKRRLKQANSAVVIANFNQHIKHLRELIKQLDKVIKQATKSVDSDRARQLMSVKGVGPVTVASLLCYLPELGSLDRREIAALVGVAPYNNDSGNRSGPRSIWGGRAKMRRVLYMACWAAILSNPEFKMRYSTLCARGKCSKVAVVACMRVFIVRLNAMVRDGTAWKAQAA, from the coding sequence ATGTTGTCTTGGATTGGGATCGACGTTGCAAAAGCTAGCCTTGAAATTGGAATCAAGCCTCAAGGCATCACTTTCACTACTTCAAACGACCACGAGGGCCTAGCCCAGCTAGAGACTTGTCTTGGCCAACTTGAGGTCGGGCGAATTTTAATGGAGGCGACCGGCGGATACGAAAAGCTGGCTCTGCGCACGCTTCAGAAGGCTGGTCACAACGCCGTTTGTATCAATCCTGTTCGGGCTCGCCAGTTCGCAGAGGCGATGGGCAAAAGAGCTAAAACGGACAAGATTGATGCATTGGTCTTAGCCGACTTCGCATCGAAAATCGACGATTGTCGCAGCCAGGCATCGACTCCGGAGCGCGATGAGCTCAGGGAGCTGGTCAAGCAGCGTGATCGGTTCGTCCAGCAGCGTGATGACAATAAGCGTCGGCTCAAGCAAGCCAACTCGGCGGTGGTCATCGCCAATTTCAACCAGCACATTAAGCACTTGCGCGAGTTGATCAAACAGCTGGACAAGGTAATCAAGCAAGCCACGAAAAGCGTGGACTCCGACAGAGCGAGGCAACTGATGTCGGTAAAAGGCGTCGGCCCTGTCACAGTGGCAAGCTTGCTGTGCTACTTGCCAGAGCTTGGCTCACTGGACCGACGTGAGATAGCGGCCCTGGTCGGTGTGGCGCCCTATAACAACGACAGCGGCAACCGCTCTGGGCCGCGAAGTATCTGGGGTGGCCGAGCAAAAATGCGACGAGTTCTATACATGGCGTGCTGGGCTGCCATCCTGAGCAACCCGGAATTCAAAATGCGCTATAGCACGTTATGTGCGCGCGGAAAGTGCTCTAAAGTCGCTGTAGTAGCCTGTATGCGAGTATTTATCGTGAGGCTCAATGCGATGGTCAGGGATGGCACGGCCTGGAAGGCACAAGCGGCATGA
- a CDS encoding bestrophin family protein yields MKEAIAKKYRLIVKTLGYVGWALFWLLIWDIVVTADFMLFLDNKISLPLMPLTLLGSALVVLISFRNSSAYNRWWEARTLWGALVNSSRSFARQVLTLVDDPGSEVNPVKSTLLRRHVAYVNSLAAHLKGVPCPQELSAFVPAIEFERRGNSNNFANDILNGSAALLAGEYKAGRLDSIRLARLESTLVDLSNSQGGLERIANTPLPYPYVYFPRLFISLFCLIVPVGLVEALGWFTPLASTVVGFMLLAIERIGTDLQSPFRVSEHQIKMDAICETIEKNLESMQRDALGGERIG; encoded by the coding sequence TTGAAAGAAGCCATCGCCAAGAAATACCGCCTGATCGTCAAGACCCTGGGCTATGTGGGCTGGGCGCTGTTCTGGTTATTGATCTGGGACATCGTGGTTACCGCTGATTTCATGCTGTTTCTCGACAACAAGATCAGCTTGCCGCTGATGCCCTTGACCCTGTTGGGCTCGGCGCTGGTGGTGCTGATCAGTTTTCGCAACAGTAGCGCCTACAATCGCTGGTGGGAGGCGCGCACGTTGTGGGGTGCGCTGGTCAACAGTTCGCGCAGTTTCGCCCGCCAGGTGTTGACCTTGGTGGATGACCCGGGCAGTGAGGTTAATCCGGTCAAGTCCACGTTGTTGCGCCGCCACGTGGCCTACGTCAACAGCCTGGCCGCGCACCTCAAGGGCGTGCCGTGCCCGCAGGAGCTGAGCGCGTTCGTGCCGGCGATCGAGTTCGAGCGGCGCGGCAATTCCAACAACTTTGCCAACGACATCCTCAATGGCTCGGCGGCCTTGCTGGCCGGCGAGTACAAGGCCGGGCGGCTGGACAGCATTCGCCTGGCGCGGCTTGAGTCCACCCTGGTGGACTTGTCCAACAGCCAAGGTGGCCTTGAGCGTATCGCCAACACGCCGCTGCCTTACCCCTATGTGTATTTCCCGCGGCTGTTCATTTCACTGTTCTGCCTGATCGTGCCCGTGGGGCTGGTGGAGGCGCTGGGCTGGTTCACGCCGCTGGCCTCCACGGTGGTGGGCTTCATGCTGCTGGCCATCGAGCGCATCGGTACCGACCTGCAGAGCCCGTTCAGGGTCAGCGAGCATCAAATCAAGATGGACGCCATTTGCGAAACCATCGAGAAAAACCTGGAATCCATGCAGCGCGATGCCTTGGGCGGTGAGCGGATCGGTTGA
- a CDS encoding CatB-related O-acetyltransferase, which translates to MLEILILGLAGGFAAQWLHQRYFSAQAAERRVKKAIRKLPRIEQGAAWFAHKYPHIPYGRGSYGVPEVHDFKEDAKLSIGAYCSIADRVHILLGGHHRTEWVTTYPVPYYMPEAGPLDRYDFSRGDVVIGNDVWLCSNCTILSGITVGHGAVVAANAHVVRDVPPYAVVGGNPAKILSWRFPQEQREALLEIAWWDWPHADIVAAGAHLCSTDIQGFIAYARQRPQLSSAPGKAEESFTVGGHATR; encoded by the coding sequence ATGCTTGAAATCCTGATCCTGGGCTTGGCCGGCGGTTTTGCCGCGCAATGGCTGCACCAGCGCTACTTCAGCGCGCAAGCGGCCGAGCGCCGGGTCAAGAAGGCCATCCGCAAGCTGCCGCGCATCGAGCAGGGCGCGGCCTGGTTTGCCCACAAGTACCCGCACATCCCCTACGGCCGTGGCAGCTACGGCGTGCCTGAAGTGCACGACTTCAAGGAAGACGCCAAGCTGAGCATCGGCGCCTACTGCTCGATCGCCGACCGGGTGCACATCCTGCTGGGTGGCCACCACCGCACCGAGTGGGTCACCACTTACCCGGTGCCGTACTACATGCCCGAGGCCGGCCCCCTGGACCGCTATGATTTCAGCCGCGGCGACGTGGTGATCGGCAATGACGTGTGGCTGTGCTCCAACTGCACGATCCTCTCCGGCATTACCGTGGGCCACGGCGCCGTGGTGGCGGCCAATGCCCACGTGGTGCGCGATGTACCGCCCTATGCGGTGGTGGGCGGTAACCCGGCGAAAATCCTTAGCTGGCGTTTCCCACAGGAGCAGCGCGAGGCGCTGCTGGAGATCGCCTGGTGGGACTGGCCCCATGCCGACATCGTCGCGGCCGGGGCGCACTTGTGCAGCACCGACATCCAGGGCTTTATCGCCTATGCGCGCCAGCGGCCGCAGTTGTCATCTGCGCCGGGCAAAGCTGAAGAGTCCTTCACGGTAGGCGGCCACGCAACTCGCTAG
- a CDS encoding ArnT family glycosyltransferase produces MVRQHQIRLESALIFFVALLLCTWGIWAQQPQGFDGRWALFLQEMFRHGPSLFPTTYGQPYPDYPGTATFFSYLCARLFGAPNHLANVLPTAIASAAGLAVMYRLLAPSSRHWALLTVLLTALTTQWLEKSRAVCLDQMSALLCLACFYLLHSAERLGARWRQYAVFALFALAFAIRGPLGLIEVCGVACTWWALAVRQTRADTVQVVRKIALNGVIGLALLLACWWLLMKLARLSGGDSFAEQVSTMQVTGRLDESGEPFYFYLQLSLYRYFPVVPLALATLIALRSRWALRGQDADLQLAIRLGGCGLMILLGLSVPHFKRAYYVLPMVPLFAAVAAYGLLQAQGWLRKVRQAYQWLVAVLPLLCMAVGFVCRHLWLKHGFWPQVSLPLLVGVLAVLQGLAVWAWRRVSEPGRRLVLLSLLALAAQWLMLVKLVEPSLDRQFDTQAFVGQVEGLRASTPGPLVFFNLGKDTWAVRYMMNLGHDEQPLFISADDSATLAALPRPAWVIVGRRDQDALAGTVLDGHKPALEGRFNGAGFMVFDLQ; encoded by the coding sequence ATGGTTCGGCAACATCAGATTCGGCTTGAATCAGCACTGATTTTCTTCGTGGCCCTGCTGCTGTGCACGTGGGGCATCTGGGCCCAGCAGCCCCAGGGGTTCGATGGCCGTTGGGCGTTGTTCCTGCAAGAGATGTTCCGCCACGGCCCCAGCCTGTTCCCCACCACCTACGGCCAGCCGTACCCGGACTACCCCGGTACCGCGACCTTTTTCAGCTACCTGTGCGCCCGCCTGTTCGGTGCGCCCAATCACCTGGCCAACGTGTTGCCCACCGCCATCGCCTCGGCGGCGGGGCTTGCCGTGATGTATCGGCTGTTGGCACCCAGCAGTCGTCACTGGGCGCTGTTGACCGTGCTGTTGACCGCCCTGACCACGCAGTGGCTGGAGAAATCCCGGGCGGTATGCCTGGACCAGATGAGCGCGCTGTTGTGCCTGGCCTGCTTTTACCTGCTGCACAGCGCCGAACGGCTGGGCGCGCGGTGGCGCCAATACGCGGTGTTCGCGTTGTTCGCGCTGGCGTTTGCCATCCGCGGCCCGCTGGGCTTGATCGAGGTGTGCGGCGTGGCCTGTACCTGGTGGGCATTGGCGGTGCGCCAGACGCGGGCCGACACCGTGCAGGTCGTCAGGAAAATCGCCTTGAACGGCGTGATCGGGCTGGCGCTGTTGCTGGCTTGCTGGTGGCTGCTGATGAAGCTGGCGCGCCTGAGCGGCGGCGACAGCTTTGCCGAGCAGGTGTCGACCATGCAGGTGACCGGCCGGCTGGACGAAAGCGGCGAGCCGTTCTATTTCTATTTGCAGTTGAGCCTGTACCGTTATTTCCCGGTGGTGCCGCTGGCCTTGGCCACGCTGATTGCACTGCGCTCGCGTTGGGCGCTGCGTGGGCAGGACGCTGACCTGCAGTTGGCGATCCGCTTGGGCGGTTGCGGCTTGATGATTTTGTTGGGCCTGTCGGTGCCACACTTCAAGCGTGCCTATTACGTGCTGCCGATGGTGCCGCTGTTCGCCGCCGTGGCGGCCTACGGGTTATTGCAGGCACAGGGCTGGCTGCGCAAAGTGCGTCAGGCTTACCAGTGGCTGGTCGCAGTCTTGCCGCTGCTGTGTATGGCGGTGGGGTTTGTCTGCCGGCACCTGTGGCTCAAGCACGGCTTCTGGCCACAGGTGTCATTGCCGCTGTTGGTCGGCGTGCTGGCCGTTTTGCAAGGCTTGGCGGTGTGGGCGTGGCGCCGTGTCAGTGAACCGGGTCGGCGGCTGGTGTTGCTTAGCCTGCTGGCCCTGGCGGCGCAGTGGCTGATGCTGGTCAAGCTGGTTGAGCCCTCGCTCGACCGGCAGTTCGACACCCAGGCGTTCGTGGGCCAGGTGGAGGGTTTGCGCGCGAGCACGCCGGGGCCATTGGTGTTTTTCAACCTGGGCAAGGACACCTGGGCGGTGCGCTACATGATGAACCTGGGCCACGATGAGCAGCCGCTGTTTATCAGTGCCGACGACAGCGCCACGTTGGCGGCGTTGCCGCGCCCGGCCTGGGTGATCGTGGGGCGCAGGGATCAGGACGCGCTGGCCGGTACCGTGTTGGATGGGCACAAGCCTGCGCTGGAAGGGCGGTTCAACGGCGCCGGGTTCATGGTGTTTGATTTGCAGTGA
- a CDS encoding ABC transporter permease, protein MNKVMRHYIPATTLRLLPNRWDLIALPLVIGFLLFFSIGAHQTWAPISTLQSQQISLDPANLPEYAMRTTLRMLAAMLASLVFTLVYGTLAAKSRRAEKLLVPVLDILQSVPVLGYISFTVTFFLLLFPGRVLGAECAAIFAIFTSQAWNMTFSFYQSLRMLPHDLSEVADNLQLSNWQKFWKLDVPFAMPGLVWNMMMSMSGGWFFVVASEAITVGSKTITLPGVGAYLATAIEQQNLHAVGYVIVAMVVVILLYDQFLFRPLVAWADKFRMENTASQAGAPESWVLNLIQRTRLIQLVLRPITRRFSRIGNKRLSLPRASARALTASPATSKVIDWVWGIAIGLLTLYALYHILTYIGTEVTLAEFGHVMGLGCITLLRVVLLILAASLIWVPLGVMIGLRPQLAEKIQPLAQFLAAFPANLLFPVFVIVILHYQLNPDIWLSPLIVLGTQWYILFNVIAGASAFPNDFREAAANFRIRGWQWWRTVMLPGIFPYYVTGAITASGGAWNASIVSEFVSWGQDKVVAHGLGAYIAQTTAAGDFPKITLGVVVMSIFVVAFNRAVWRPMYAIAENKLRMN, encoded by the coding sequence ATGAACAAGGTCATGCGCCACTACATCCCGGCGACCACGCTGCGGCTATTGCCCAACCGCTGGGACCTGATTGCCTTGCCGTTGGTGATCGGTTTCCTGCTGTTTTTTTCCATCGGCGCGCACCAGACCTGGGCGCCGATATCCACCTTGCAGAGCCAGCAAATCTCCCTGGACCCGGCCAACCTGCCCGAGTACGCCATGCGCACCACCTTGCGCATGCTCGCGGCCATGCTCGCATCCCTGGTGTTCACCCTGGTATACGGCACTTTGGCGGCCAAAAGCCGGCGCGCCGAAAAGCTGCTGGTGCCGGTGCTGGACATCCTGCAGTCGGTGCCGGTGCTGGGCTATATCTCGTTTACCGTGACCTTTTTCCTGTTGCTGTTCCCCGGGCGGGTGCTGGGCGCCGAGTGCGCGGCGATCTTTGCCATCTTCACCAGCCAGGCCTGGAACATGACCTTCAGCTTCTACCAGTCGTTGCGCATGCTGCCGCACGACCTGAGCGAGGTGGCTGATAACCTGCAACTGTCCAACTGGCAGAAGTTCTGGAAGCTGGACGTGCCGTTCGCCATGCCGGGGCTGGTGTGGAACATGATGATGAGCATGTCCGGTGGCTGGTTCTTCGTGGTGGCGTCGGAGGCCATCACCGTCGGCTCCAAGACCATCACCCTGCCGGGCGTGGGCGCCTACCTGGCCACCGCGATCGAGCAGCAAAACCTGCACGCGGTGGGCTACGTGATCGTGGCGATGGTGGTGGTGATCTTGCTGTATGACCAGTTTTTGTTCCGCCCGCTGGTGGCCTGGGCCGATAAGTTCCGCATGGAAAACACCGCCTCCCAGGCCGGCGCGCCGGAGTCTTGGGTGTTGAACCTGATCCAGCGCACACGCCTGATCCAGTTGGTTTTGCGGCCGATCACCCGGCGTTTCAGCCGCATCGGCAACAAGCGCCTGAGCCTGCCACGTGCCAGTGCCCGGGCACTGACCGCAAGCCCGGCCACCTCCAAAGTCATCGACTGGGTGTGGGGCATCGCCATCGGCCTGCTGACGCTGTATGCCCTGTACCACATCCTCACTTACATCGGCACCGAGGTCACCCTGGCCGAGTTCGGCCATGTCATGGGCCTGGGCTGCATTACGCTGTTGCGCGTGGTGCTGCTGATCCTGGCCGCCTCGCTGATCTGGGTACCGCTGGGGGTGATGATCGGCCTGCGCCCGCAGTTGGCCGAGAAGATCCAGCCGCTGGCGCAGTTCTTGGCGGCTTTTCCGGCCAACCTGCTGTTCCCGGTGTTCGTGATCGTCATCCTGCATTACCAGCTCAACCCGGACATCTGGCTCAGCCCGCTGATCGTGCTGGGCACGCAGTGGTACATTTTGTTTAACGTGATCGCCGGGGCCAGTGCTTTCCCCAACGACTTTCGCGAGGCGGCGGCCAACTTCCGCATCCGTGGTTGGCAATGGTGGCGCACGGTGATGTTGCCGGGGATATTTCCGTATTACGTCACGGGCGCCATCACGGCCTCGGGCGGTGCCTGGAACGCCAGCATCGTGTCGGAGTTCGTCTCCTGGGGGCAGGACAAGGTGGTTGCCCATGGCCTGGGCGCCTACATTGCACAAACCACGGCGGCCGGTGATTTTCCCAAGATCACCCTGGGCGTGGTGGTGATGTCGATCTTTGTCGTGGCCTTCAACCGTGCGGTCTGGCGGCCCATGTATGCCATCGCTGAAAACAAGTTGCGGATGAACTGA
- a CDS encoding ABC transporter ATP-binding protein — translation MNTFTEHTGAAQIYSLSKVSRGFGKGKETLQVLSDVDLVLREGEIVGLLGRSGSGKSTLLRIIAGLIQPSSGEVLYNGAELNGPAQGVAMVFQTFALFPWLTVLENVEAGLHALQVPRREARKRALAAIDLIGLDGFENAYPRELSGGMRQRVGFARALVVNPTLLLMDEPFSALDVLTAETLRTDLLDLWNDAQLPIKSILIVTHNIEEAVLMCDRILVLSSNPGRVVAEIKVPFAQPRNRLDPTFRTMIDDIYALMTDRRSADASTGKAELKVGSPLREVSTNLMSGLAEALAAEPYHGQAGLSSVAERLLLEVDDLFPVAEMLEHLGFAELKGPDISLTEPGKLFAEYGTQERKALFAEHLLKHVPLAARIRQILQERRGHRAPRVRFEQELEDSLTEAFVEQTLESVITWGRYAEIFSYDDHSETFSLEDVEGAV, via the coding sequence ATGAATACTTTCACCGAACACACCGGCGCCGCGCAGATCTATTCGCTGAGTAAGGTCAGCCGCGGCTTTGGCAAGGGCAAGGAAACGCTGCAAGTGCTCAGCGACGTCGACCTGGTGCTGCGTGAAGGCGAGATCGTCGGCCTGCTCGGGCGCTCCGGCTCCGGCAAGTCAACATTGTTGCGCATCATTGCCGGCTTGATCCAGCCTTCGTCCGGCGAGGTGCTGTACAACGGCGCCGAACTGAACGGCCCGGCGCAGGGGGTGGCGATGGTGTTCCAAACCTTCGCCCTGTTCCCCTGGCTGACCGTGTTGGAGAACGTGGAAGCCGGCCTGCATGCCTTGCAAGTGCCGCGCCGCGAAGCGCGCAAACGGGCGCTGGCGGCCATCGACCTGATCGGCCTGGACGGTTTCGAAAACGCCTACCCGCGCGAACTGTCCGGCGGCATGCGCCAGCGCGTGGGCTTTGCCCGGGCGCTGGTGGTGAACCCGACGCTGCTGCTGATGGACGAGCCGTTCTCGGCCCTGGACGTGCTGACCGCCGAAACCTTGCGCACCGACCTGTTGGACTTGTGGAACGACGCGCAGTTGCCCATCAAGTCGATCCTTATCGTCACCCACAACATCGAGGAGGCGGTGCTGATGTGCGACCGCATCCTGGTGCTGTCGTCCAACCCAGGCCGGGTGGTGGCCGAGATCAAGGTGCCGTTCGCACAGCCGCGCAACCGCCTGGACCCCACGTTCCGCACCATGATCGATGACATCTACGCCCTGATGACTGACCGGCGCAGCGCCGACGCCAGCACCGGCAAGGCCGAACTCAAGGTGGGCAGCCCCTTGCGCGAGGTGTCGACCAACCTGATGTCGGGCCTGGCCGAGGCACTGGCGGCCGAGCCCTACCATGGCCAGGCCGGTCTATCGAGCGTGGCCGAGCGCTTGCTGCTGGAGGTGGACGACCTGTTCCCGGTGGCCGAGATGCTTGAGCACCTCGGTTTTGCCGAACTCAAGGGCCCGGACATCAGCCTGACCGAGCCGGGCAAACTGTTCGCCGAATACGGCACCCAGGAGCGCAAGGCGCTGTTCGCCGAACACCTGCTCAAGCACGTGCCGCTGGCCGCGCGCATCCGCCAGATCCTCCAGGAGCGCCGCGGCCACCGTGCGCCGCGGGTGCGCTTTGAACAGGAGCTGGAAGACTCGCTGACCGAAGCCTTTGTCGAGCAAACGCTGGAAAGCGTGATCACCTGGGGGCGTTACGCGGAGATATTCTCCTATGACGACCACAGTGAAACCTTCAGCCTGGAGGATGTGGAGGGGGCGGTCTAA
- the dctA gene encoding C4-dicarboxylate transporter DctA, whose amino-acid sequence MSTPSKKPFYKDLTFQVVAAMALGIAFGLVAPELAASFKILGDIFLKLIKTAVAPLVFFTVVHGIASAGDIKRVGKVGLRALIYFELVSTLALAIGLLWGNLLQIGSGMHNAHPSSAAAAAASAAVAKGHAPASTLDFIYGIFPDNFVGAFAGGQLLQVLVISILFGFALLALKPERREVIEEGLNRISECFFEFINLIMKFAPLGAFGSVAYAVGSNGTAVLMSLANLVLMFYVGVAFFIFVVLGAVCRLSGFSLWRFLKYIKDEVLIVLGTASSESALPRLLQKLEKFGCSKQSVGLVLPTGYAFNLDGTSIYMSMSVLFIANAYGVPLTWEQQLGIVAIMLVTSKGAAAVSGGSFVVFAATVTAIGVLPAEGLALLFGVYRFMSMAIATCNTIGNSVATVVVSKWSGEFTEQTAKAEYSRVLGRHPQAAL is encoded by the coding sequence ATGTCCACTCCCAGCAAAAAACCGTTCTACAAGGACCTGACCTTTCAGGTCGTCGCTGCCATGGCGCTCGGCATTGCCTTCGGCCTGGTCGCGCCGGAACTGGCTGCCAGCTTCAAAATTCTCGGTGACATCTTTCTAAAGCTGATCAAGACCGCCGTGGCGCCATTGGTATTTTTCACCGTGGTGCACGGCATCGCTTCGGCCGGTGATATCAAGCGCGTGGGCAAGGTGGGCTTGCGCGCACTGATTTACTTCGAACTGGTGTCCACCCTGGCGCTGGCGATTGGGCTGTTGTGGGGTAACCTGCTGCAGATCGGCTCGGGCATGCACAATGCCCACCCTAGCAGCGCCGCCGCAGCCGCGGCCAGTGCCGCCGTGGCCAAGGGGCACGCGCCGGCCTCGACGTTGGACTTTATCTACGGCATTTTCCCGGACAACTTCGTCGGCGCCTTTGCCGGCGGGCAATTGCTGCAGGTGTTGGTGATTTCCATCCTGTTCGGTTTTGCCTTGCTGGCACTCAAGCCTGAACGTCGCGAGGTGATCGAGGAGGGGCTCAACCGCATCTCTGAATGCTTCTTCGAGTTCATCAACCTGATCATGAAGTTCGCCCCGCTGGGTGCCTTCGGCTCGGTGGCCTATGCGGTGGGCAGCAATGGCACGGCGGTGCTCATGTCGCTGGCCAACCTGGTGCTGATGTTCTACGTGGGCGTGGCGTTCTTCATCTTCGTGGTGCTGGGTGCAGTGTGCCGGTTATCCGGTTTCAGCCTGTGGCGTTTTCTGAAATACATCAAGGATGAGGTGCTCATCGTGCTCGGCACGGCCTCTTCGGAAAGCGCCCTGCCCCGACTGCTGCAGAAACTGGAAAAATTTGGCTGCTCCAAACAGAGTGTCGGCCTGGTGCTGCCCACCGGCTATGCGTTCAACCTGGACGGCACCTCGATCTACATGTCCATGAGCGTGTTGTTCATCGCCAACGCTTACGGGGTGCCGCTGACCTGGGAGCAACAACTGGGCATCGTCGCCATCATGCTGGTCACATCCAAAGGCGCCGCCGCAGTGTCGGGTGGCAGTTTTGTGGTGTTTGCCGCCACCGTGACCGCCATCGGGGTGCTGCCAGCCGAGGGCTTGGCGTTGCTGTTCGGGGTTTATCGGTTCATGTCCATGGCCATTGCCACCTGCAATACCATCGGCAACAGCGTGGCGACGGTGGTGGTGTCCAAGTGGTCCGGCGAGTTTACCGAGCAAACGGCAAAGGCCGAGTACTCACGGGTACTGGGGCGCCACCCACAGGCGGCGCTTTAG
- a CDS encoding class-II fumarase/aspartase family protein — translation MSTTVFDSALFRDMFGTAEMRQVFSDQALIERYIEVEVALARAQARCSVIPAEAAEQIAAHSTFAALDMALMQHETEIVGYPILPLVEQLSKICGEAGRYVHWGATTQDIMDTAVVLQVRAALALVARDIQAVRGLLADLATRFRDTPMAGRTHLQHALPITFGYKCAVWLSMFDRHAERLVELRPRVEVGQFAGAAGTLASLGNKGLEVQHALMAELGLGVPQATWHVARDGLAETLNFLGLVTGSLGKVALDVMMMMTSELGEVYEPFVKGRGASSTMPQKRNPISCELMYAAAKGVRQQAGLMLDAMIQDFERSTGPWQAEWIAIPEAFALSAASLGQAKFMLAGLEVRPERMRKNLDMTQGLIVAEAVMMGLAPALGRQVAHDVVYAACRLANDEGLSLLDALLAQGEATAQLDINELKRLTDPANYLGLAPQMVDIALAREGSVKR, via the coding sequence ATGTCCACTACTGTTTTCGATTCCGCCCTGTTCCGCGACATGTTCGGCACTGCCGAAATGCGCCAGGTGTTTTCCGACCAAGCCCTGATCGAACGTTACATCGAGGTGGAAGTCGCCCTGGCCCGGGCGCAAGCGCGCTGCAGCGTGATCCCGGCCGAAGCGGCCGAACAGATCGCCGCGCATTCCACCTTCGCGGCCTTGGACATGGCATTGATGCAGCACGAAACCGAAATCGTCGGCTACCCGATACTGCCCTTGGTCGAGCAACTGTCGAAGATCTGCGGTGAAGCAGGCCGCTACGTGCATTGGGGGGCCACCACCCAAGACATCATGGACACCGCCGTCGTACTGCAGGTACGCGCCGCGCTGGCCTTGGTAGCGCGTGACATCCAAGCGGTACGCGGGCTGCTGGCCGACCTGGCCACGCGCTTTCGCGACACGCCCATGGCTGGGCGTACCCATCTGCAGCATGCCCTGCCCATCACCTTCGGCTACAAGTGCGCGGTATGGCTGAGCATGTTCGACCGGCACGCCGAGCGCTTGGTGGAACTGCGCCCACGGGTAGAAGTCGGCCAGTTTGCAGGCGCCGCTGGCACATTGGCCTCCCTGGGCAACAAAGGCCTTGAAGTGCAACACGCGTTGATGGCCGAACTGGGCCTTGGCGTGCCGCAGGCCACTTGGCATGTGGCCCGCGATGGCCTGGCCGAAACCCTGAATTTCCTCGGCCTGGTCACAGGCTCGCTAGGCAAAGTGGCCCTGGACGTCATGATGATGATGACCAGCGAACTGGGCGAAGTGTACGAGCCGTTCGTCAAGGGGCGCGGCGCCAGCAGCACCATGCCGCAAAAACGCAACCCTATCTCGTGCGAGCTGATGTACGCCGCCGCCAAGGGCGTGCGCCAACAGGCCGGGTTGATGCTCGACGCCATGATCCAGGACTTCGAGCGCTCCACCGGCCCTTGGCAAGCGGAGTGGATTGCCATCCCCGAAGCCTTTGCCCTCAGTGCAGCCTCCCTGGGCCAGGCCAAATTCATGCTAGCGGGGCTTGAAGTGCGCCCCGAGCGCATGCGCAAGAACCTGGACATGACCCAGGGCCTGATTGTCGCCGAGGCCGTGATGATGGGGCTGGCCCCTGCGCTCGGCCGCCAGGTGGCCCACGACGTGGTGTACGCCGCCTGCCGGCTGGCCAACGACGAAGGCCTGAGCCTGCTCGACGCCTTGCTGGCCCAGGGTGAAGCCACCGCGCAGTTGGACATCAATGAACTCAAACGCCTGACCGACCCTGCCAACTACCTGGGCCTGGCCCCACAGATGGTCGACATCGCGCTGGCTCGCGAGGGCTCCGTCAAACGCTGA
- a CDS encoding GntR family transcriptional regulator produces MSETRYAVIAKDLMEGIASGRYPVGSLLPTEFELCELYEVSRHTVRAAISQLQTQGMVSRRKKVGTRVEAAAPRGGYSQSLATVADLAHLAETQVRSIQQVSHFVADIAQARRLGLEPGEHYFCVSSIRVDRENALAPLCWTDVYALKQYSSVIELAEQHPGQLIAALIEQHFGRHIDVVDQQVRAVLLSAEIAKALNAEVGSPGLNILRQYRDDEGKLMVASETIHPDDRFTLVTQLKREKAQG; encoded by the coding sequence ATGAGCGAGACGCGCTACGCAGTGATCGCAAAGGACTTGATGGAGGGGATTGCCAGCGGGCGCTACCCTGTGGGTTCGCTGCTGCCGACTGAGTTCGAGCTGTGCGAGTTGTATGAGGTCAGCCGGCACACGGTGCGGGCGGCGATCAGCCAATTGCAGACCCAGGGCATGGTGTCGCGGCGCAAAAAGGTCGGTACCCGGGTTGAGGCGGCCGCGCCCCGTGGCGGCTATTCACAGTCATTGGCCACCGTGGCAGACCTCGCGCACTTGGCTGAAACCCAGGTGCGCAGCATTCAGCAGGTCAGCCACTTCGTCGCCGACATTGCCCAGGCCCGACGGTTGGGCCTTGAACCGGGCGAGCATTATTTTTGCGTGTCGAGCATCCGCGTCGATCGTGAAAACGCCTTGGCGCCGCTGTGTTGGACGGATGTCTACGCGCTAAAGCAGTACTCGTCCGTGATCGAGTTGGCCGAACAGCATCCCGGCCAACTGATCGCGGCGTTGATCGAACAGCACTTTGGCCGCCACATCGATGTGGTCGACCAGCAGGTACGTGCAGTGCTGCTGAGTGCGGAGATTGCCAAGGCACTCAACGCCGAAGTGGGTTCGCCGGGGCTCAATATTTTGCGACAGTACCGGGATGACGAAGGGAAACTCATGGTGGCTTCGGAAACCATCCACCCGGACGATCGCTTTACCTTGGTCACGCAACTCAAGCGGGAGAAGGCTCAAGGCTGA